In Desulfurobacterium atlanticum, one genomic interval encodes:
- the cas4 gene encoding CRISPR-associated protein Cas4, translated as MDLEKAFINGTLIWYYYICKREVWLIAHGIEAEQDNSFISIGRLIHETYYKSKKKELFIDNKIKVDILESRKVIGEVKKSSRFLKSARMQLVFYLYYIKKVKGEELTGELLIPEERKRIPVKLTKKLEKEIETAIEEIEEIINLSKPPKAEKTVFCKNCAYREFCWS; from the coding sequence ATGGATTTAGAAAAAGCATTTATTAACGGAACACTTATCTGGTATTACTACATTTGCAAACGGGAAGTGTGGCTTATTGCCCACGGAATAGAAGCAGAGCAGGATAACAGTTTCATTTCTATCGGCAGACTAATTCATGAAACTTATTATAAAAGTAAAAAGAAAGAGTTATTTATAGACAACAAAATAAAGGTTGATATTCTTGAAAGTAGAAAAGTCATAGGTGAGGTAAAGAAAAGTTCCAGATTTCTGAAAAGTGCCAGAATGCAGCTTGTTTTTTATTTGTATTATATAAAGAAAGTAAAAGGAGAAGAACTTACAGGCGAACTACTGATACCTGAAGAGAGAAAGAGAATCCCTGTAAAACTTACAAAGAAATTGGAGAAAGAGATTGAAACAGCTATAGAAGAGATAGAAGAAATAATAAATCTTTCAAAACCTCCAAAGGCTGAAAAAACTGTCTTTTGTAAAAATTGCGCATACAGAGAATTTTGCTGGAGCTAA